In the Burkholderia multivorans ATCC BAA-247 genome, CGGTGTTCGGGCCGAGCCGCGTCCTCGTGCTCGGGCCCGATTCCGCGCTGATTGCGTTGATCGCGGCGAGCGTCGTGCCGCTCGCGCACGGCAATGCCGCGCATGCGGCCGCGCTCGCAGGTGCGCTCGCGTTGCTCTCCGGCACGCTCTGTCTGGCCGTCGGTCTATTCCGGCTCGGCTTCGTCACGGATCTGCTCTCCATGCCGATCCGCTATGGCTATCTCAACGGCATCGTCGTCACGATCATCGTCAGCCAGCTGCCGAAGCTGCTCGGTCTGACGGTGCACGAAGCGGCGATTCCGCAGCAACTGCGCGAGCTGGCAACGGCCGTTGCTGCCGGCAAAACGAACCTCGCGGCCTTGTCGATCGGTGTGCTTTCGCTTGCCGTGATCCTCGCGTTCAAACGCTGGATGCCGAGAATGCCGGGCGTGCTGGTCGCCGTGGTTGTCGCGACCGTCGCGGCCGCCTATTTCGATCTGGCGGCGCGCGCCGGTATCGGCGTGGTAGGCAACTTGCCGCGCGGGCTGCCGATACCCGAATTTCCGGCGCTTGCGTGGAGCGAATGGCTTGCACTACCGGCGAGTGCCGCCGCCATCGCGCTGGTGTCGTTGACGGACCTCAGCATGCTGTCGCAGATATACGGGTTGCGCAGCGGGGAACGCGTCGACCGCAATCGCGAATTCGTGGCGCTCGGCATCGCCAATATTGCAGCCGGTCTGTTCCAGGGCTTCGCAGTTGCGGCCAGCGGATCGCGCACGCCGGTCGCCGAGGGCGCAGGCGCGAAGAGTCAGGCGTGCGGCGTGATTGCCGCGCTCATCGTGGCAGCGTTGCTGCTTTTCGTCCCGCAGGCATTGCGCGATACGCCGCAAGCGACCCTTGGCGCCGTAGTCGTTGCCGCGTCGCTGTCGTTGATCGAGATCACCGGCCTGCGGCGGCTCTACCGGCTGCGTCGTCCGGAATTCGCGCAGTCGCTCGCCTGCTTTGTCGGCGTCGTGGTGTGGGGTGTCGTCGTCGGCGTGGGCATCGCACTCGGGCTCGCCGTGCTCGCCTTCCTGTGGCGCGCGTGGCGCCCTTATTCAGCGGTGCTCGGCCGGCGCGACGGCGTGAAGGGCTATCACGACACCGCGCGCCATCCGGACGCACGACGCATCCCGGGACTGGTTCTGCTGCGCTGGGATGCGCCGTTGTTCTTCGCGAATGCGGAAATCTTTCACGAACGCGTGTTGACGGCGGCGCGCGAGGCGCCCACGCACACGCGGTGGGTTGCGATCGCGGCCGAGCCGGTGACGGATATCGATCTCACCGCAGCCGACATGCTGGCAAGGCTCGACGGCGAACTCCACGACGCGGACGTGCAACTCTGCTTCGCCGAGCTCAAGGGGCCCGTCAAGGACAGCCTGAAACGGTATGGGTTGTACGAGCGAATCGGCGAGGACCACTTCATGCCGACGCTCGGTGAAACCGTGTCGGCGTATCTGAAATCGCATTCGGTCGACTGGCACGACTGGGAAGGTGAACGGTGAGGTATCGCACCGGACGACGGCGACGCGTTGCGCGCAGCATCATGCGTCGCGTCGATAGTGAACGACTGCGCCGGTGTTCGGTGCGACGGGGTTGCTGCGCGCGGGCTCGCCGCCGTCCGCGTGTCGCTGCGCGAGCAGCACGCAGCGATCGACGAGTTCGCTGAACGACAGCGTCGCCGATACGCCCATCTTCCGCCAAAGCGCCGGGCACTCGGTGTCGCGTCCACACAAGCCGACGACGATGCTGGCCGTCGTCGCGCGCTGGCTCAGCCGGCGTATCAGATCGCGCAGGTAGGGCGGCGCATCGACGGCGTCGAGCGAGATCACGGCGATCACGGCCGCGCCGGACAGACGCGGGTCGCGAAAGCCGCTCCTCGGAAAGCGCTCGTAGCCGGCGCTTTCGGCATGCAGCCCGCGCTGGCGCAGCAGACGCACGGCGATGATCGCGACGACATCGTCCAGCTTGCCGCTGCCCGAGATGCAAAGCACCGACGGCACGCGGTCGGGCGTGCCTTCGTCGGCCGACAACGGCGATGCGGACGGCGGCGTCGGCGCGGCATCGCTGTCGGGCTCCAGGCTATGTACGAGGTCCAGCACCGTTTCGCGGATGCGCCGCAATTGCTTCGGCGAGACGACGCCACGCAGCAGGTCGATTCGTGCCTGACGAAGACCCTCGAGCGCAACGGCGTCGTAGTACGCGCAAAGCGAGCGTTTCTTCAGCAGCGTGTCGGCCTGCGCCAATGCCCGTTCGCGATCGCCGGTCAGCAGGCGTTGATAGAAGCGCTCGCCCGGCGTCAGCGCCGGTCTGTCGCCGAACAGCACGTCGAGGAATTCGAGTCCGCTGACATAGCGCCCCAGAATCACGAGGCAGAGCGTAAGCGGTGTGGAGAGCACAAGACCTACCGGGCCCCACAGCCAGCTCCAGAAAATCGCCGCGACGATCACCGCGATCGGCGAAAGGCCGGTGCTGTGACCGTAGACGAGCGGCTCGAGAAATTGGCCGGCGGCCACTTCGGTCACGGAGAAGAGCACCAGTATCGCGACGATCATCGACCAGCCGGGACTCATGGCGGCGGCGAGAATCGTCGCCGGCAGCGCGGCGATCCACACGCCGACGTACGGCACGAAGCGCATCAACCCCGCAATCACGCCGAACAGCAGCGCGCCCGGCAGGCCGATCACGGCGAGCCCGAGGCTCAACACCGCGCCGACACACACGTTGACGCACAGCTGCGCGAGAAAGTAGCGGCTCAGGCGACGCGCGGCATCGCTCATTGCCGTCGTGGTGCGGTGCATGTCGTGCGAGCCGGCAAGTCGAATCAGGCGTTCGCGCAGGTCGGCGCGCTGCAGCAGGATGAAGATCGCGGTCACGATCACGATGCCGATCGTCGCGAGCGGGCTGACGACCGGCGAAAGAAATCCTTGTGCGAGCTGCAGCGGCGAAGGCGACGGCTCGTGGACCTCGACGGGCAACGGCGCTTTGTCCGCCGGGCCGGCAGGCCTGGTGTCGGACGTGTGCTCCTCGCGCACGGGCGCCACGCGCTTGAGCGCGTCGATGGTCCGTGTGAGGACCGCATCCGCGTGGACCACGACCGTTTGCTGGATATTGTCGACTCGGCGTTCGATCGCGACTTGATAGCGCGGCAAGTCGGACGCCAGTTCCGCCAATTGCGCGCCGATCAGAAAACCGAATGCCGTCAGCACCGACAAGGCCAGCCAGACCGCGACCAGCACCGAGACGAGCTCGCCGAGACGCAGCCGCCGCAACAGGTCCACGAGCGGTGCCAGCAGGAGGCTCAGCAGCACGGCGAGCGTGATCGGGATCAGCACCGTCCGCCCGAAATACATCGCGCAGACCATGACGACGCCCGTCGCCAGCGAGGTCAACGTCTTCAAACCCGGCACGGCGGCCGGCGCTATCTTGTGGCCGCGGGGGCCGGCGTCGCTGCGCGCCGGCCTGAAGGGGGCCCTTCGGCCGTTCCTGCGTTGCTGTTCCAGTTTCCTCATGACACGGTGGCCGGCAACGATCCGGCGATGTCGCGCAGGCAGTCCGACTCGATCGACGACGATTGGGGGCCGGTGCTCGCGGCGACGCGTAATGCGAGGATGACGGGCGGCACGGTCCGGCCGCCGAGCGATCGCCACGCCGGCTACTGCCACGGATCGGCAGCCGGCAGCGAGCGCATCGTCATCCCGACGATGCAACGATCGTGCCTGGCGACGAACTTATGTCGTTCCGGATTCCATCCGCGCGACGGCGCGACGCGCATCGCGGTCCGCGGAATCAATGCGTCGCCTTGGGTAACGGCAGCGTCGGGCCGGACGGGTGGGCTGCGTCCGACACCGGCGTGCCGGGCGGCAGGCGCAGGCCCTTCGATTTCTTGCGCTGACCGGGCGGCGGCGCACTCGGCTGCTGCGACTGCATTGCCGCGATCAGCTGCTGGCATGGCAGCGGTTTGTGGTTGCTCGGCGCGATCAGCGGAATCAGCGCGGCGAACGGATTGATCAGACCGAGGCCGACCATCGCGCCGCCGCGCACGGCGAGGGCCGTCGCGTTCACGCCGACGTGCGGATTCTTGAAGGTGCCTTTGACATAGAGCGGCGAGCGCAGCGAAAAAATGCGGAAGCCTTTCGTGTGCGGATGGATGCCGAGATTCATCGTCTCGTTCTTCATGTCGACCTTGCCGTCGACGTTGATGACGGCGTCGTCGGTATCGAGCGCGAACGCATGCGAATCGAGCACGCCGTCCGTGACGACGAAATCGGCGGCCGCGCAGTTGATATGCACATTGCGATTTCCATACATCTTTTCGTAGACGACGTTCGCGACGTTGAGCCCTGCGGCTTCCATCAGCAGACGGCTGAGCGTGCCGTCGGTGACGAGCAGCTTCACCTCGCCGTTGGAGCTTGCGGCGAGCGCGGCCGGCGTGTTGCCGGTCGCCGACAACTGCGCGTCGCCATTGACTTCACCGAGTGCGCTCTGCATCGTCTTCACGGTCGGCAGCAACTGCTTCAGCTTGAGACCGCGCACGCGCGTCGAGGCGCGCGCCTTGAGCGGCCGTTCGCGGCCGTCGAGATGGAGGTCCGAGGCGATCGAGCCGCCCGCGACGCCGAACTTCAGCGGCTGCAACGACAGCACGCCGTCGGTCATCACGATGTGCGTGTACAGATCGGTGATGGGCAGCGCGGGGTCCTTGACGATGCGCCGGCCCGTGAATTTCACGTCGGCATCGATCGCGCTCCAGCGCTCCGTCCGGAAGCCTTCGACCGGCAGCGCCTTGTTCGCCGGCTGGCGCGCCGTGTCGCCGCGCTTTGCCTTGCTCGCGTTGCTGTCGGCGCCCACCACCGGCGCCAGATCCTTGAACTGCAGCAGGTTCGAGACTACGTCACCCTTGAGCAGCGGCCGCGGCTTACGCTGCGTATAGACGAGCGTGCCGCTCAGATCGCTGCCGCCCACGCGGCTTGAAAATTTTTCATAACGGAACACGCTGTTGCCCGGTTGGATGTTGCCGATCAGGTGGCCCTCGGTGGCATAGGGAGGGGTCGTGGGAAGCGTGATGCCCGTCAATTGATAGAGGCGATCGAGACTCGAGCCTTGCAGCCACAGGCGCAAATCGACGGCAGCGAGGTGCGCGGGGTCGGTGACGGTGCCGACCAATGCGACATGCAAGTCGCCCGCCTTGACATCGGCTTGTACCGGCACCGGCCGCGACGCGTCCTGCAGCGCGAGCACGCCGCCGAGCTTGCCGCTGCCCGACAGCGGCGAATGGTGGTAGCTGCCGGTCGCCGTCCAGCCGATGCCGTATTGCGGTTCGTTCGTTTGCGGCGAGGCGGGGGCCGCTCCGCTTGCCGCCGGCTTGCCGCCCGAAGCCACGCTTGCAGGTGCGGCGGGCGCTGCCGATGCGCCCGATGTAGCGGATGTGGCCGAAGCCGCCGTCCGCGCCTGCTTGCTCAGCTGTTGCGCGCCGCGCTTGCCGACTGTCTCGGCCGACGCGCTGCGCGATTTGTTTTCCTGCTGCTTGAGGACTTCGCCGATCGGAATCGCCTGCCCGAGCGTGTTGACCGTCACTTGCATCACCAGTCCTTGTTGCTGGTCGGACAGTGCGATGTTGCCCTTGTCGAGCCGGATGTCGTGCAGGTCGAGCTTCCACGCCAGCGGATGCGCGGACGACTTGAACTTGAAGGTCCAGTTGTTTCGACCGTCGGCAAGCCGCTCGAGATCGACCGAGGGGCCGACGAGATTGATGATAGGAATCACGATGTCATGCGTGAGCAGCGGCAGCATCTTCACCTGGAAGTCGATTTGCTCGAGGGTGGCGAAGTACCGCTGCTTTGCCCAGTCCGGGTTCGCGATCGTGATGTTGCGTGCGGCGAAAGTCGGCCACAGCACCCACGCGCGCCAGCCGGTTTCGCCGGCGGCGCGATGCCAGCGTACGGTCAGGTCGCCGTTGATCGTGAACGGGCGCCCGATCGCGGCGCTGACCTTGTCGTCGATCAGCGGCCGCGCGCGATTCCAGTCGAACGTGAAAATGAACAGCGCGATCGCCGCGAGCAGAATGATCAGCACCGCGACGAGCCACGCAACGACTTTGCCGATCACGCTGGCGATCGTCCTGCCGGACGCATTCGATAGGGCCATGGCGGAAGTCTTCGGAGTTCACGGTCCGGCCCCGCGCGGGCCGGGTCGGCAGCAAGGCAGCAATCGCCGTACCGCGAACCGGCCGCTCCGTCTCGACGGGCAGGCTCGGAACTTGCTCGCCCGACGCTTGCTTTACCGCCGACGGCGAGCGGAATGGCGCGCTGCCTGGAGGCAGGGGCCGCACTCGGGCCGCGACATCCCGTGGACGGTCGTGTCCGCGGCGCCATCCAGCTCAGTCGCTGGGCGAAGCGAGTGACAGATTTCCCTACCGAATAGAGGAGCAGATCGATGACGAAGTCAGCTGCAACCCACGAGGCCGCACCCGAATCGGGCGGTTCGTTCGTGCTGGATCTGAAAAAAATTCGCGAAGATGCGCGCAAGCACATGGCGGACGGCCCGGTCACGCAAACGTACGGCGCGGATCGCACCACGGTGCTGAAGCTGCTCAATGACGCGCTCGCGACCGAGATCGTCTGCACCCTGCGCTACAAGCGGCATTACTTCATGGCGAGAGGCATCAATTCGGAGGCCGTCGCGCAGGAATTCGCGC is a window encoding:
- a CDS encoding SulP family inorganic anion transporter, whose product is MAKVGVVRLGREVARYVPGIAWIRTYRIAWLPGDAIAGATLSAVLVPAGMAYAIASGLSAASGLYASIAALVAYAVFGPSRVLVLGPDSALIALIAASVVPLAHGNAAHAAALAGALALLSGTLCLAVGLFRLGFVTDLLSMPIRYGYLNGIVVTIIVSQLPKLLGLTVHEAAIPQQLRELATAVAAGKTNLAALSIGVLSLAVILAFKRWMPRMPGVLVAVVVATVAAAYFDLAARAGIGVVGNLPRGLPIPEFPALAWSEWLALPASAAAIALVSLTDLSMLSQIYGLRSGERVDRNREFVALGIANIAAGLFQGFAVAASGSRTPVAEGAGAKSQACGVIAALIVAALLLFVPQALRDTPQATLGAVVVAASLSLIEITGLRRLYRLRRPEFAQSLACFVGVVVWGVVVGVGIALGLAVLAFLWRAWRPYSAVLGRRDGVKGYHDTARHPDARRIPGLVLLRWDAPLFFANAEIFHERVLTAAREAPTHTRWVAIAAEPVTDIDLTAADMLARLDGELHDADVQLCFAELKGPVKDSLKRYGLYERIGEDHFMPTLGETVSAYLKSHSVDWHDWEGER
- a CDS encoding AI-2E family transporter, which codes for MRKLEQQRRNGRRAPFRPARSDAGPRGHKIAPAAVPGLKTLTSLATGVVMVCAMYFGRTVLIPITLAVLLSLLLAPLVDLLRRLRLGELVSVLVAVWLALSVLTAFGFLIGAQLAELASDLPRYQVAIERRVDNIQQTVVVHADAVLTRTIDALKRVAPVREEHTSDTRPAGPADKAPLPVEVHEPSPSPLQLAQGFLSPVVSPLATIGIVIVTAIFILLQRADLRERLIRLAGSHDMHRTTTAMSDAARRLSRYFLAQLCVNVCVGAVLSLGLAVIGLPGALLFGVIAGLMRFVPYVGVWIAALPATILAAAMSPGWSMIVAILVLFSVTEVAAGQFLEPLVYGHSTGLSPIAVIVAAIFWSWLWGPVGLVLSTPLTLCLVILGRYVSGLEFLDVLFGDRPALTPGERFYQRLLTGDRERALAQADTLLKKRSLCAYYDAVALEGLRQARIDLLRGVVSPKQLRRIRETVLDLVHSLEPDSDAAPTPPSASPLSADEGTPDRVPSVLCISGSGKLDDVVAIIAVRLLRQRGLHAESAGYERFPRSGFRDPRLSGAAVIAVISLDAVDAPPYLRDLIRRLSQRATTASIVVGLCGRDTECPALWRKMGVSATLSFSELVDRCVLLAQRHADGGEPARSNPVAPNTGAVVHYRRDA
- a CDS encoding AsmA family protein; the protein is MALSNASGRTIASVIGKVVAWLVAVLIILLAAIALFIFTFDWNRARPLIDDKVSAAIGRPFTINGDLTVRWHRAAGETGWRAWVLWPTFAARNITIANPDWAKQRYFATLEQIDFQVKMLPLLTHDIVIPIINLVGPSVDLERLADGRNNWTFKFKSSAHPLAWKLDLHDIRLDKGNIALSDQQQGLVMQVTVNTLGQAIPIGEVLKQQENKSRSASAETVGKRGAQQLSKQARTAASATSATSGASAAPAAPASVASGGKPAASGAAPASPQTNEPQYGIGWTATGSYHHSPLSGSGKLGGVLALQDASRPVPVQADVKAGDLHVALVGTVTDPAHLAAVDLRLWLQGSSLDRLYQLTGITLPTTPPYATEGHLIGNIQPGNSVFRYEKFSSRVGGSDLSGTLVYTQRKPRPLLKGDVVSNLLQFKDLAPVVGADSNASKAKRGDTARQPANKALPVEGFRTERWSAIDADVKFTGRRIVKDPALPITDLYTHIVMTDGVLSLQPLKFGVAGGSIASDLHLDGRERPLKARASTRVRGLKLKQLLPTVKTMQSALGEVNGDAQLSATGNTPAALAASSNGEVKLLVTDGTLSRLLMEAAGLNVANVVYEKMYGNRNVHINCAAADFVVTDGVLDSHAFALDTDDAVINVDGKVDMKNETMNLGIHPHTKGFRIFSLRSPLYVKGTFKNPHVGVNATALAVRGGAMVGLGLINPFAALIPLIAPSNHKPLPCQQLIAAMQSQQPSAPPPGQRKKSKGLRLPPGTPVSDAAHPSGPTLPLPKATH